The following coding sequences lie in one Rutidosis leptorrhynchoides isolate AG116_Rl617_1_P2 chromosome 6, CSIRO_AGI_Rlap_v1, whole genome shotgun sequence genomic window:
- the LOC139852398 gene encoding ataxin-3 homolog: MEATINGGMLYHEVQESKLCAVHCVNTVLQGPFFSEIDLAALASDLDRREHQMMLEGSAAGDDFVSTEESFNVSMDGDFSIQVLQKALEVWDLQVIPLHSPVAEPAQVDPEHENAFICHLQDHWFCIRKVNGEWYNFDSLYAAPEHLSKFYLSAYLDTLKGSGWSIFLVRGNFPKECPVTSGDASSGFGQWLLPEDADRMRQQQQQQRLQQPRTPPVEDDDLNAAIAASLRDSGGDVADYQDDDLAAAIAASLKDSSPEIVNKDLTAATTPPTVAVLSETTPPASPAIGGGGEEGISEIENKNSL, from the exons ATGGAAGCTACGATCAACGGAGGAATGTTGTACCACGAGGTACAAGAATCAAAGCTATGCGCCGTTCATTGTGTAAACACCGTATTACAGGGACCTTTTTTCTCAGAAATCGATTTGGCTGCTCTTGCTTCCGATCTCGATCGGAGAGAACATCAAATGATGCTTGAAGGCTCTGCCGCCGGAGATGATTTCGTCTCGACGGAGGAATCGTTTAATGTGTCTATGGATGGTGATTTCAGTATTCAG GTGCTACAAAAGGCTTTGGAGGTGTGGGACCTACAAGTAATTCCCCTCCACAGTCCCGTTGCCGAACCCGCTCAAGTTGACCCAGAACACGAGAACGCATTTATATGCCATTTACAAGACCACTGGTTCTGCATCAGAAAAGTCAACGGTGAATGGTACAATTTTGACAGCTTATACGCAGCTCCCGAACACCTCTCAAAATTCTATCTTTCTGCGTATCTCGACACGCTAAAAGGTTCCGGGTGGAGTATCTTTTTAGTTCGAGGTAACTTCCCAAAAGAGTGTCCGGTTACATCTGGAGATGCATCAAGTGGTTTTGGTCAGTGGTTGCTGCCCGAAGATGCTGACCGGATGCGgcagcaacaacagcaacagcgGTTGCAGCAACCTCGAACTCCGCCAGTAGAAGATGATGATCTGAACGCCGCCATAGCTGCTAGTTTGAGGGATAGCGGTGGTGACGTTGCGGATTATCAAGATGATGATCTGGCGGCGGCCATTGCTGCCAGCTTAAAGGATTCTTCGCCGGAAATTGTAAACAAAGATTTAACAGCTGCAACTACACCGCCCACAGTAGCCGTGTTATCGGAGACTACACCACCAGCGAGCCCTGCCATAGGTGGTGGTGGTGAAGAGGGTATTTCAGAAATTGAAAATAAGAACAGTTTATAA